CACGCCGCCTGCGAGGAGTCCTTCGGCCTGCTCCCGGAAGAACGCGAACGCCTCTTCCCGTCCCGTCTCGCCGAACGGCTCGAGCCGCACGCCCAGCGGGCCGATGGCGCCGACGACGCTGGCGCGGCCGTCCGCGGCCTCGCGCGCGATCTCGGCCGCGCGCTGGTTGATCGCACGCGTCTGGTCCGCGAGCTGGTAGTGCGCGAGCTTCACGGGGTTCGCGCCGAAAGTGTTGGTCTCGAGCAGTTCGGCGCCGGCCTTCAGATACGCCTTGTGCACGTCGCGCACCAACTCGGGCGACCTCAGGTTCAACTCATCGTAACAGACGTTGATGAAGACGCCCCTGGCGTAGAGCATCGTGCCCATCGCCCCGTCGAAGACGTGGGCGCGGCCGTCGGCGATGAGGTCGCGCAGGGTGTGGCTCACCGGACCGCCAGCTCCGCGGGCTCGCTCTCGTATGCGAGGTTGGGACCGAGCCATCGTTCGATCTCCGCGACTTCCATCCCCTTGCGGCGGGCGTATTCCGCCGCCTGGTCCCGCCCGATCCGGCCGACGCCGAAGTAGTGCGCCTCCGGGTGCGAGAAGTACCAGCCGCTCACCGACGCGGCGGGCCACATCGCGAAGCTTTCGGTGAGGCGGATGCCCGCGCCCTCCGTGGCGTCGAGCAGCGCGAATAGCGTGCGCTTCTCGGTGTGGTCGGGGCAGGCGGGGTAACCCGGCGCGGGACGGATGCCGCGATAGCGCTCCTTGACCAGGTCGTCGCCGGCCAGCGTCTCCGCCGGAGCGTAGCCCCAGAACTCCTTGCGAACCCGTTCGTGCATCCGCTCCGCCAACGCCTCGGCGAGGCGGTCGGCGAGCGCCTTGGTCATGATGCTGCTGTAGTCGTCGTTCTGCCGCTCGAACTCGGCGCACAGCTCGTCGGTCCCGCCGCCGGCGGTGACCGCGAACGCGCCCACGTAGTCGGCGATGCCGCTGTCCTTCGGCGCCACGAAGTCGGCCAGGCACAGGTTGGGGCGGCCGGGCGGCTTCTCGTTCTGCTGCCGGAGCCCCCGCAGCACGGCGCGGACCGCTCGGCGATCGTCATCCGGGTACACCTCGATGTCGTCGTCGCCGACCGCGTTGGCGGGGAAAAGACCGATCACCGCCCGCGCCCGGAGCAGCTTCTCCCGCACGATGCGCTCCAGCAGCGCCTCCGCGTCATTCATCAGCTGGCGCGCTTCGGTCCCCTTCGCCGGGTCGTCGAGTATCGCCGGATAGTGGCCCTTGAGTTCCCAAGTCGCGAAGAACGGCGACCAGTCGACGTACCGCGCCAGCTCTCCGAGCGAGTAGTCGTCGAAGACCTTGGTGCCCAGGAAAGCGGGACGCGGCGGCTGGTAGCCGGCCCACGCGATCCGGCACTTCCTGCGGCGCGCTTCCTCCAGCGTGAGCGTGGGAGTTCGGGCGCGCCGGCCCGCGTGCGCCTCGCGGAGCGCCACGTACTCGGTACGCACGCCCTGCGCGAAAGCCTCCCGCCGCTCGGCGCTCAGCAGGCTGCTCACCACCCCCACGCTGCGCGAGGCGTCGAGCACGTGCACCGTCGGCCCGTGGTAGTGTGGCTCGATCTTCACCGCCGTGTGCATCCGCGATGTCGTCGCGCCCCCGATCAGCAGCGGGACCTCGAACCCCTCGCGCTCCATCTCCTTCGCGACGTGCACCATCTCGTCGAGCGACGGTGTGATGAGGCCGGAGAGTCCGATCGCGTCGGCGCGCTCCGCGCGCGCCGTCTCCAGGATCTTCGCCGAAGGCACCATCACGCCCAGGTCGACGACGTCGTAGTTGTTGCAGCGCAGCACCACGCCCACGATGTTCTTGCCGATGTCGTGCACGTCTCCCTTCACCGTGGCCATCACGATCTTCCCCTTGGCCCGCTGCTCCTGGCCTGACGCGGCCTTCTCCGCCTCGATGTAGGGGATGAGGATCGCCACCGCCTTCTTCATCACGCGGGCGCTCTTCACGACCTGAGGCAGGAACATCTTCCCCGCGCCGAAGAGGTCGCCGACGGTGTTCATCCCGTCCATCAGCGGGCCCTCGATCACCTCGATGGGCCGCGCGTACTTCCGCCGGGCCTCTTCCACGTCCTCGTCGATGTGGTCGAGGATGCCCTCCACCAGCGCGTGCGCCAGCCGCTTCTCGACCGGATGGCGCCGCCACTCCAGGTCAACGGTCCGGGCCTTGGCCGAACCCGAGTAGCGCTCGGCCAGCGAGGTGAGCCGCTCCGTCGCGTCGGGCCGCCGGTCGAACAGCACGTTTTCCACCGCGACCAGCAGCTCCTCGGGGATGTCGTCGTACACGGTGAGCTGGCCGGCGTTGACGATCCCCATGTCCATCCCCGCCTGGATGGCGTGGTAGAGGAAGGCCGAGTGCATCGCTTCGCGGACCCGGTTGCTGCCGCGGAAAGAGAAGGACAGGTTGCTCACGCCGCCGCTCACCAGGCAGTGCGGGAGCGTCTGCTTGATCCGCCGGCACGCCTCGAGGTAAGCCATCGCGTATCCGCTGTGCTCGGCCAGGCCGG
The Gemmatimonadales bacterium DNA segment above includes these coding regions:
- the metH gene encoding methionine synthase, with the translated sequence DSSKWSVIEAGLKCVQGKPVVNSISLKEGEEEFLRKATVINRHGAGVVVMAFDEQGQADTADRKVAICARAYRILTEQVGFPPEDIIFDPNIFAVATGLAEHSGYAMAYLEACRRIKQTLPHCLVSGGVSNLSFSFRGSNRVREAMHSAFLYHAIQAGMDMGIVNAGQLTVYDDIPEELLVAVENVLFDRRPDATERLTSLAERYSGSAKARTVDLEWRRHPVEKRLAHALVEGILDHIDEDVEEARRKYARPIEVIEGPLMDGMNTVGDLFGAGKMFLPQVVKSARVMKKAVAILIPYIEAEKAASGQEQRAKGKIVMATVKGDVHDIGKNIVGVVLRCNNYDVVDLGVMVPSAKILETARAERADAIGLSGLITPSLDEMVHVAKEMEREGFEVPLLIGGATTSRMHTAVKIEPHYHGPTVHVLDASRSVGVVSSLLSAERREAFAQGVRTEYVALREAHAGRRARTPTLTLEEARRRKCRIAWAGYQPPRPAFLGTKVFDDYSLGELARYVDWSPFFATWELKGHYPAILDDPAKGTEARQLMNDAEALLERIVREKLLRARAVIGLFPANAVGDDDIEVYPDDDRRAVRAVLRGLRQQNEKPPGRPNLCLADFVAPKDSGIADYVGAFAVTAGGGTDELCAEFERQNDDYSSIMTKALADRLAEALAERMHERVRKEFWGYAPAETLAGDDLVKERYRGIRPAPGYPACPDHTEKRTLFALLDATEGAGIRLTESFAMWPAASVSGWYFSHPEAHYFGVGRIGRDQAAEYARRKGMEVAEIERWLGPNLAYESEPAELAVR